The nucleotide window ATGGTTCTCTCCGCTCTTTCTCTTCTCTGTTCTAGTAGCAGAGAAGACCGTTCCTGTGTGCATGTACACTTGCGACGTTTGATGTGAGATAGCGACGACTGGTCGCCTATGCATCGCTGCGCTTggttacctcgggtgaagaaaaaaaatcaaaagaatCAGCTTCAGCCACGTCAGATCGTACGTCCGTCGGTTGGCGTGGTTGGTAAGACGGGCGGCGTGGATTTGCAGCGGGGACGGAAATGGATCATAATATATGACAGATATGGACATTATAAGGAGCACGACACGACACACCACACCACACCACAACTGCAAAGCCGGTTAAGCTAGAGGAGTCAGGAGAGGAGGTATCATGGACCAACTCGGATTCGGAGTGGTCTCGGACAGTGCAGCGCCTCTGCTTGTGGCCTCGCTCCTCGCCGCCgtcgccttcttcctcctcacgcTGGTCAGACATGGCGGCAAGCACGGCCGCCTTCCCCCGAGCCCCATGGCGCTGCCGTTCATCGGCCACCTCCACCTCATCCGCCCGCCTCCCCACCGCGCGTTCGACCGCATCATCAACCGCTACGGCCCGCTCGTGTACCTCCGCCTGGGCCCCTCCACCCACTGCGTCGTCGTCGGCTCCGCCGACGTCGCCCGCGACGTCCTCAAGTTCGAGGGCAGCATCCCCGAGCGCCCGCTCACGGCGGTCACGCGGCACCTCGCCTACGACTCGGCCGGCTTCGCCTTCGCGCCCTACGGCCCGCACTGGCGCTTCATGAAGCGCCTCTGCATGTCGGAGCTGCTCGGCCCGCGCACCATCGAGCAGCTGCGCCCCGTCCGCGCCGCCGAGCTCGCGGGCGTCATGGGCGCGGCGGCAGAGGCGGCCGCCAAGGGCGAGACCTTGGACATGAGCAGGCAGCTCATTCGCATGTCCAACAACGCCATCATGAGGATGGTGGCGAGCGCGCTGCCGGGCGACATGGCCGACACCGCTCGGGACTGCGCCAAGAAGGTGGCGGAGCTGGTGGGCGCGTTCAACTTGGAGGACTACGTGGCGCTGTGCCGCGGCTGGGACCTGCAGGGGCTGGACCGGAAGACGCGCGACGTGCGCGACAGGTTCGACGCGCTGCTCGAGTCCATGATCAGGACCAAGGAGAAGGAGCGGCGTGGGGAAGCAGACGAGACCAACACCAAGACCAaggacttgcttgacattctcaTGGACGCGGCGGCGGACCCGGCCGCCGAGGTGAAGCTCACCCGCGACAACATCAAGGCGTTCGTCCTCGTGAGTGCTCCACTCTGTTCTCATGGATTAAATTGAGTTGAGTGCAGTGTCTCGTAACGGTTACTAACAATCTATGAAACAGGACATCTTCACTGCCGGGTCGGACACGACAGCCACCACGGTGGAGTGGATGCTGGCAGAGCTGCTCAACCACCCGGACTGTCTGCAGAAGCTGCGGGCGGAGCTGGATGCCGTGGTGGGCAGGTCCCGGGTGGTGGGCGAGCCGGACGTGGCCCAGATGCCGTACCTGCAGGCGGTGCTCAAGGAGACCCTGAGGCTGCGGCCGCCGGCGGTGTTCGCGCAGCGGGAGGCGATCGAGCCCATACACGTCCGTGGGTACACCATCCCTGTCAAGACGTCGgtcttcttcaacatcttctcCATCGGGCGCGACCCGGCGTACTGGGAGGAGCCGCTCGAGTTCCGGCCGGAGCGGTTCATGcccggcggcgccggcgaggccGTGGACCCTAAGGGGCAGCACATGCAGCTGATGCCGTTCGGGAGCGGGCGGCGCGCGTGCCCCGGCATGGGGCTGGCCATGCAGGCCGTGCCGGCGTTCCTGGCCGCGCTGGTGCAGTGTTTCGACTGGGAGGTGCCAAATCCGCCGCTGGACatggaggaggaggcggggcTGGTCACCGCGAGGAAGCAGCCGCTCGTGCTCCTGCCCACGCAGCGCCTCCATCCACTGCCCCTTCCTTAAATGCTTCCACGCATGCAACCATGGATCCCGGGCACGAGATGCCCATTGTATCACATACTCCTTTCCTAAATGCTTCCTTGCGTCGATACAAAAGCAATTCTACCATGCACGGCGCGGTTGCTTTGAGATTCTCCCAATTTTTCAGTGTGTCGCCATGTTGTGAAAAAATTGCCATCAGGATCGATCATATGCCTTATTTTGGTCACGAGTGTTGTAAAAAAAAAGGTGTGTCTACGTGATTACGTCTCAGACGCTGACATCAGCGCTTAGAAAAAGGCCCGGTTGATTTCGTTTTTTTTTTCTGTTTGTAATTGTTTAGGCTGGGCTTTGTCATCAACGAGGCTTTCTCTTTTGTCTTTCTGTTTGCTTGTCTTTTCCACTAGCTGTTTTCTTGTGCTGCCAAATGACTACTAACAATCTACCGAAAAATAACCAGGACAAAAGAGCCGACTAAAACAAACAAAAAATGTCCAACACCCATTGGCACTTGATCGTGTTGGACGTCATCTGGACGCTGTAAGGAAAACACCACATAGCCGACTCAAATGACACTTTTAGTTGTGTTCTCACAAACATCATGGAGTTTCTGTTTTCTATCTTTCAAGAAATATATGTTAAATGACATAGCAAAATTTACTGAAAaatacatgaacatttttaataGGTGAACACTTTTTAAAAACTGTAAAAACATTTTAAAAAACTCATGTACACCTCTCAAATTTCAAGGTTGTTTAAGtcttaatttcaaaaaaaatcatctTTCTTTTCTTATTACTTACAAAATGCAAATAGTATGTTTGCATTTCTGACGATATTTTTAGAAAAAAGTGTTACataatttaaaaaatattcatctTGTATTAAGAAGCATATTCATTATACATTATGTATTTGGAAAAATAAGTTCAATATTATTTATAAAAGGTTAATCCAATAATTTAAAAATTAAGTTGTATTTGAAAACAATGTTTCATTGTGTACTTTTGAAAACAAAAACCATGTTGAATCTGCGTTGCGACCGAGGGGACACTTGAAGTAGAATGCTCTAGTGGTAAACATGCAATAGCCACCTCAAAATGACACTTCTGATGTTCTAAGTTTCAGTCGTGTTGAAGAGATGTTGTTGCAGTTGGGGCGACACTTGCAGTTATGTACGTATTGATAGGCATGCAACTGTCCTGCTCGCCCCTAAAAACACCAATGGGTTCAAGTTGTGTGGAAGACATATAGTTACATACAAGGGGCACACTTGCAGTAGTGTGTCTAGTGACAAATATGCAACCGTCCTCTttttgacaaaacaccacatagTTGCAggagaaaattccttatttgacactgtcttaaaatctggttccttatttgacgctggaaaagtttttcttccctatttgacactaGTCCTAAATTTTATTCACTATACGACACTTCCGTCCATTTTGAGTCTAAATGATACCTGAAAAGACGATTTTGCCTCTCATGCGGTATGTGcgtgcgcgcgcgtgtgtgttGTTGCGTGTGTGGGTGCACGTGCACATGTGTGCTGCcgctgcatgtgtgtgtgtgcatgtgtgctgatgcgtgtgtgtttgctactgcgtgtgtacgtgtgcgcgcgtgtgtgtgctGTTGCGTGCCTATGTGCTGCCTGCGTGTGTGCTACTGCtgtgtgtatgtatgtgtgtgtgctgcctgcgtgtgtgtgcgcgtgcatgtgtgttgctgcgtgtgcgtgtgtgtgtgtgcacgcgcgcGTGTGTGTTGTTGCGTGTGTGCGCGCATGCGTGTGTGttggtgcatgtgtatgtgttgcTGCATGTGTGCTCCTGCCCTCGCACTGATGCTGTGTGTGTGCGCTATTGCCCCCCACACACATACCACATGAGGGGCAGGAGagtcttttcaggtgtcatttaggctTAAAATGGACGGAAATGTCATATAGGAAATAAAATTTAGAACTtgtgtcaaatagggaagaaaaactttcccagtgtcaaataaggaaggagattttaagatagtgtcaaataaggaattttctctaGTTGCAGTTGAGGGTGACTTGTAGTTGCACGCCTAGTCACAGACATGCAACTGCCCACCCTGACAAAATACCACAGAGTTGCAATTTCATTGAAGACATGCAGTTGGGGGTGACACTTCAGTTGCGTGCCTACTGGTAGACATACAACTGGCCTACTCCCCTCGACAAAACACCACATAGTTGCGGACCTATCTAAGGCATGCAGTTACAGACGATTGTGTGCCTAGTGGTAGACATGCAATTggtctacccccccccccccgcaccgACAAAACACCACATAGTTGCAGTCCTATCGAAGACATGAAGTTGCAGTCCGGAGTGACACTTGCAGTTGCACCTAGTGGTAGAAATGCACACTGGCCTACTCCCCTAAAAAAACACAACATATGTTCCAGTTCTATCAAAGACATGTAGTTGCACCCGGGGGTAacacttgcagttgcatgctTAATGCTAGACATGCAACTGGACTACTTCCCCAACAAAACACCACATAGTTGCAATCCTACAAAAGATATGCAGTTGCAGCCGGGGGTGACACTTGGAGTTGCATGCCTACTGGTATACTTGCAACATACCTACTCCCCATGACAAAATACCACAAAGTTAAAGCCATATCAAAGACAGACGGGGGTGACACTTGCAGTTGCATGCGTAGTGGTAGAcatgtgaaagtgcgttatatcgactagaggagggtgaataggagatttttacaaattcgtcactgaggaatttcttggtgaggaaattcctaagtcAAGAACAACtagcagtggaataagtactcagatgcaagcGTAACAAAGTAGTAgcacagtcatcatgatgaaataaAAACAAGCACAAAGTACAAGAAACGTATAAACaggataagcaggctgaagacaaagtgactgaagaattaggattgaggaaattgagaaagtcttcact belongs to Triticum urartu cultivar G1812 chromosome 7, Tu2.1, whole genome shotgun sequence and includes:
- the LOC125521845 gene encoding cytochrome P450 93G2-like, whose amino-acid sequence is MDQLGFGVVSDSAAPLLVASLLAAVAFFLLTLVRHGGKHGRLPPSPMALPFIGHLHLIRPPPHRAFDRIINRYGPLVYLRLGPSTHCVVVGSADVARDVLKFEGSIPERPLTAVTRHLAYDSAGFAFAPYGPHWRFMKRLCMSELLGPRTIEQLRPVRAAELAGVMGAAAEAAAKGETLDMSRQLIRMSNNAIMRMVASALPGDMADTARDCAKKVAELVGAFNLEDYVALCRGWDLQGLDRKTRDVRDRFDALLESMIRTKEKERRGEADETNTKTKDLLDILMDAAADPAAEVKLTRDNIKAFVLDIFTAGSDTTATTVEWMLAELLNHPDCLQKLRAELDAVVGRSRVVGEPDVAQMPYLQAVLKETLRLRPPAVFAQREAIEPIHVRGYTIPVKTSVFFNIFSIGRDPAYWEEPLEFRPERFMPGGAGEAVDPKGQHMQLMPFGSGRRACPGMGLAMQAVPAFLAALVQCFDWEVPNPPLDMEEEAGLVTARKQPLVLLPTQRLHPLPLP